Proteins encoded within one genomic window of Bacillus thuringiensis:
- a CDS encoding amino acid ABC transporter permease, which produces MFEIFMSTYPTLLKATIVTLQLTLTSLLLGSLIGLLFAFFRISNNKVLNSIAHVYIAIIRGTPLIVQIAILYFGITSIIVFTPFWAGAIALAIHNGAYITEIFRGSIQSIDRGQLEAARSLGMPYPLAMRRIVLPQAFRQSLPPLGNQFIIGLKDSSLVAYVGLSELWGSGLSIAAGNFQQLDTYIIVGLYYLVLVLLFTYFVNLLEKRLQRKETNSVQVSAKNKKEVSL; this is translated from the coding sequence ATGTTTGAAATTTTTATGTCTACTTATCCCACACTCTTAAAGGCTACTATTGTCACATTACAATTAACACTAACATCCCTATTACTTGGTTCACTAATTGGATTACTATTCGCTTTTTTTCGAATCTCTAATAATAAAGTTTTAAATAGTATTGCTCACGTATATATCGCCATTATTCGTGGTACACCTTTAATTGTTCAAATCGCCATTCTCTATTTCGGTATTACATCTATTATTGTTTTCACCCCTTTTTGGGCAGGAGCAATTGCTTTAGCAATCCATAACGGTGCATATATTACTGAAATTTTCCGCGGATCCATCCAATCTATTGACCGTGGACAATTGGAAGCTGCTCGCTCTCTAGGTATGCCGTATCCTTTAGCGATGCGCCGCATCGTATTACCGCAAGCATTTCGTCAATCTCTTCCTCCTTTAGGAAATCAGTTTATTATTGGATTAAAAGACTCTTCCCTCGTTGCATATGTAGGATTGTCCGAATTATGGGGATCAGGTTTATCAATTGCTGCAGGTAACTTCCAACAATTAGATACATATATAATCGTTGGTTTATATTACCTCGTACTTGTTCTTCTATTTACTTATTTTGTTAACCTTTTAGAAAAACGACTACAACGAAAAGAAACAAATTCAGTTCAAGTTAGTGCAAAGAATAAAAAAGAAGTCTCTTTATAA
- a CDS encoding amino acid ABC transporter ATP-binding protein, producing the protein MIQVRNLVKSFGSLDVLKGIDLEVNEKEVVVLIGASGSGKSTLLRCLNFLEMYDEGEIHLQGERIDPKHSNLNKVRENVGMVFQHFNLFPHMTSLENIIEAPIHVKKLEAANAKEIGNQLLQKVGLQDKADVTPHLLSGGQKQRIAIARALAMNPKIMLFDEPTSALDPELVGEVLQVMKELAEEGMTMVIVTHEMNFARDVADRVIFMDDGKIVEDAPPAQFFSAPSHERAKQFLRNVL; encoded by the coding sequence ATGATTCAGGTTCGAAATCTAGTAAAATCATTCGGCTCACTTGATGTTTTAAAAGGAATTGATTTAGAAGTAAACGAAAAAGAAGTTGTTGTTTTAATTGGCGCCAGTGGTTCCGGTAAAAGTACATTACTTCGCTGTCTTAACTTTTTAGAAATGTACGATGAAGGTGAAATTCACTTACAAGGTGAAAGAATTGATCCAAAGCATTCAAATTTAAACAAAGTCCGTGAAAATGTCGGTATGGTTTTTCAGCACTTTAACCTCTTTCCCCATATGACCTCACTAGAAAACATCATAGAAGCACCTATTCATGTAAAGAAATTAGAAGCAGCAAATGCAAAGGAAATTGGAAATCAGCTTTTGCAAAAAGTCGGTCTACAAGATAAAGCAGATGTAACTCCCCACCTCCTGTCAGGTGGTCAAAAACAGCGCATTGCCATTGCACGAGCTCTTGCTATGAATCCTAAAATTATGCTATTTGATGAACCCACCTCAGCCTTAGACCCTGAACTTGTTGGAGAAGTATTGCAAGTTATGAAAGAACTTGCTGAAGAAGGAATGACTATGGTTATTGTTACTCATGAAATGAATTTCGCAAGAGATGTGGCTGATCGTGTCATTTTTATGGATGATGGAAAGATTGTAGAGGACGCTCCGCCAGCGCAATTCTTTTCAGCTCCATCACATGAACGAGCAAAACAATTTCTACGCAACGTTTTATAA
- a CDS encoding glycoside hydrolase family 13 protein — protein MKKTWWKEAVAYQIYPRSFMDSNGDGIGDLQGIIAKLDYLKDLGIDVIWICPMYKSPNDDNGYDISDYQDIMDEFGTMEDFDALLDEVHKRDMKLIIDLVINHTSDEHPWFIESRSSKDNPKRDWYIWHDGKDGVEPNNWESIFNGSAWEYDEVTGQYYLHLFSRKQPDLNWENKEVREVLYDTVNWWLDKGIDGFRVDAISHIKKEDGFKDMPNPKELKYVPSFDKHMNVDGIQPLLEELKENTFSKYDIMTVGEANGVKIEDAELWVGEEQGKFNMVFQFEHLSLWDAEKKKDLDVVGLKKVLTKWQKGLENKGWNALYIENHDKPRIVSTWGDDKQYWRESATALGAMYFFMHGTPFIYQGQEIGMTNVQFPNIEDYDDVAIKNLYREKIAEGVSHQDMMEIIWASCRDNSRTPMQWNDEVNAGFTTGTTWFGMNPNYKEINVEKQKNEDNSIFNFYKKMIALKKEHDVLNYGTYDLLLEDDPQIYAYTRTLNDEKIIVISNISKEEAVYNEDSFALERKRLLLNNYEVAEHEQVNSITLKPYETRVYRIS, from the coding sequence ATGAAAAAGACATGGTGGAAAGAAGCGGTTGCGTATCAAATTTATCCGCGTAGCTTTATGGATTCAAATGGTGATGGTATTGGAGATTTACAAGGTATTATTGCAAAACTGGATTATTTAAAAGATTTAGGTATAGATGTAATTTGGATTTGTCCAATGTATAAGTCACCTAATGATGATAATGGCTATGACATTAGTGATTATCAAGATATTATGGATGAATTTGGTACGATGGAAGACTTTGATGCTTTACTAGATGAAGTTCATAAGCGTGATATGAAGCTTATTATTGATTTAGTTATTAATCATACGAGTGATGAACATCCATGGTTTATTGAGTCACGTTCATCTAAAGACAATCCGAAGCGTGATTGGTATATTTGGCATGATGGTAAAGATGGTGTGGAACCAAACAACTGGGAAAGTATTTTTAACGGTTCGGCATGGGAATATGATGAAGTAACAGGACAATATTATTTACACTTATTCTCGCGTAAACAACCAGATTTAAACTGGGAGAATAAAGAAGTTCGCGAAGTGTTATACGATACAGTTAATTGGTGGCTTGATAAAGGAATTGATGGTTTCCGAGTGGATGCAATCAGCCATATTAAAAAAGAAGATGGTTTCAAAGATATGCCAAATCCAAAAGAACTAAAGTATGTACCATCTTTTGATAAACATATGAATGTGGATGGTATTCAACCTTTATTAGAAGAGTTAAAAGAAAATACATTTTCTAAGTACGATATTATGACTGTCGGTGAAGCGAATGGTGTTAAGATTGAAGATGCTGAGCTTTGGGTTGGAGAAGAGCAAGGTAAGTTCAATATGGTATTCCAATTCGAACATTTAAGCTTATGGGATGCAGAAAAGAAGAAAGATCTTGATGTTGTAGGACTGAAAAAAGTATTAACGAAATGGCAAAAAGGCCTGGAAAATAAAGGATGGAATGCTTTATATATTGAGAATCACGATAAGCCACGTATCGTTTCAACTTGGGGAGATGATAAACAATATTGGCGTGAAAGTGCGACAGCTCTTGGAGCGATGTATTTCTTTATGCACGGTACACCGTTTATTTATCAAGGACAAGAAATTGGGATGACAAATGTTCAATTCCCAAATATTGAAGATTACGATGATGTAGCAATTAAAAATTTATATCGTGAGAAAATTGCAGAGGGTGTATCTCATCAAGATATGATGGAAATTATATGGGCTTCTTGCCGCGATAATTCACGTACACCTATGCAGTGGAACGATGAGGTGAATGCTGGCTTCACAACAGGTACAACTTGGTTTGGGATGAATCCAAACTACAAAGAAATTAATGTTGAAAAGCAAAAGAATGAAGATAACTCTATTTTCAATTTCTATAAGAAAATGATTGCCTTGAAAAAAGAGCACGATGTACTGAATTATGGTACGTACGATTTACTTTTAGAAGATGATCCGCAAATTTATGCATATACTCGTACATTAAACGATGAAAAAATCATTGTAATTAGTAATATCTCAAAAGAGGAAGCTGTATATAATGAGGATTCATTTGCACTAGAACGCAAACGTTTGCTTTTAAATAACTATGAAGTTGCGGAACATGAACAAGTAAATTCAATCACGTTAAAGCCTTATGAAACAAGGGTTTATCGTATTTCATAA
- a CDS encoding FAD-dependent oxidoreductase yields MKQTKLTGRIVVPSDPDYDVARMNLNLSIPKLPCVIVFCQNQNDVCNALKWARERHVPFRLRSGRHSYENFSLLNRGLIIDVSEMHRITVNTDKLTATIEAGANLGTVYKELWNYGVTIPAGTSASVGIVGLTLGGGIGMLSRLFGLTCDQLVEVEIVQACGKFGAKIIRANEHENHNLFWACRGGGGGNFGIITSLTFRVHPIKNVSIFSITWKWEDFIAAFQAWQNWAPYIDERLTSSIELFAKQQNKIEAQGEFIGSPSELYSLLSPLLETGTPTLFIDEVPYIKAVEFFNSGNIPENFKRSGSYVYKPIPLKGIQIMQYFLSHAPNKDASIWHQSLVGAVEDISPNETAYFHRKAIIAQEYITSWKCDDEENRNIRWVKDLRESLDPYTLGDYVNWPDIDIKNWQTSYYGSNFQKLRKVKSLYDPCNVFRFQQSIPPFHT; encoded by the coding sequence TTGAAACAAACAAAATTAACAGGTCGTATCGTCGTTCCTTCAGACCCAGACTATGACGTAGCCCGAATGAATTTAAATTTAAGCATTCCAAAACTCCCTTGCGTTATTGTTTTTTGTCAAAATCAAAATGATGTCTGTAACGCCTTAAAATGGGCACGCGAACGTCATGTACCATTTCGCTTAAGAAGCGGACGTCATAGCTATGAAAATTTTTCTCTTTTAAATAGAGGACTTATTATTGATGTGAGTGAAATGCATCGCATTACTGTTAATACAGATAAATTAACAGCAACAATTGAAGCTGGTGCAAACCTTGGCACTGTCTATAAAGAACTTTGGAATTACGGTGTTACAATACCAGCTGGTACAAGTGCAAGCGTTGGAATTGTTGGATTAACACTTGGCGGTGGCATCGGTATGCTTTCACGCTTATTTGGATTAACATGCGATCAATTAGTAGAAGTTGAAATAGTACAAGCGTGTGGTAAATTTGGAGCAAAAATCATTCGTGCAAACGAACATGAAAACCATAATTTGTTTTGGGCGTGTCGCGGTGGTGGTGGTGGAAACTTCGGAATTATTACTTCTTTAACTTTTCGAGTCCACCCGATAAAAAATGTATCAATCTTCTCAATTACATGGAAATGGGAAGATTTTATCGCTGCATTTCAAGCGTGGCAAAACTGGGCGCCTTATATAGACGAACGACTCACTTCATCCATTGAATTATTCGCAAAGCAACAAAATAAAATTGAGGCACAAGGTGAGTTTATTGGCTCTCCCTCTGAACTCTATTCCTTATTATCTCCCCTTCTTGAGACAGGTACCCCTACTCTCTTTATAGATGAAGTTCCTTATATAAAGGCTGTTGAATTTTTTAACAGTGGTAACATCCCTGAAAACTTCAAGCGCTCTGGTTCCTATGTATATAAACCTATCCCTCTTAAAGGCATTCAAATCATGCAATATTTTCTTTCTCATGCTCCAAATAAAGATGCGAGTATTTGGCACCAATCTCTCGTAGGTGCTGTTGAAGATATTTCGCCGAATGAAACGGCTTATTTTCATCGTAAAGCAATTATTGCTCAAGAATACATTACCTCTTGGAAATGCGATGATGAAGAAAATCGAAATATACGCTGGGTTAAAGATTTACGAGAAAGCTTAGATCCTTATACACTAGGTGACTATGTCAATTGGCCCGATATTGACATCAAAAATTGGCAAACTAGTTATTATGGCTCTAATTTTCAAAAACTACGCAAGGTGAAAAGCCTATATGACCCATGCAATGTTTTTCGTTTCCAACAAAGTATTCCACCATTTCATACGTAA
- a CDS encoding ABC transporter substrate-binding protein, with protein MKRKLLTIVASITLCTSFILGACSKESATTSSNGEKEFRYAMSGLYKPFNYKENDGKLVGFDVEIGEALAKKMNMKPTPITNPWETLIQGLKAKKYDVILGSMAITEERLKAVNFSNPYYRSGAQIFVAKKNTSISSPEDLKGKKIGVVKASTFKALVAKHTDQITEYDSDITALMDLEPGRIDAVITDQMVGLRMIKEGKSNIKEAGKPLNLDEMGIAIRKDDKEMVEKVNKALDEIIKDGTYEKISKKWFGRNILGEEEKTK; from the coding sequence ATGAAAAGAAAACTATTAACCATTGTTGCGAGTATTACATTATGTACATCCTTTATACTAGGAGCCTGTAGTAAGGAAAGTGCTACTACTTCTTCAAATGGTGAAAAAGAATTTCGTTATGCGATGAGTGGCTTGTATAAACCTTTTAACTATAAAGAAAATGACGGAAAACTTGTCGGTTTTGATGTGGAAATAGGTGAGGCACTTGCGAAAAAAATGAATATGAAACCAACACCTATTACAAATCCATGGGAAACGCTAATCCAAGGTCTCAAAGCGAAAAAATATGATGTAATACTGGGCAGTATGGCAATTACAGAAGAACGTTTAAAAGCTGTTAATTTCTCAAATCCTTATTATCGTTCTGGTGCCCAAATTTTTGTAGCTAAAAAGAATACATCTATCTCTTCTCCAGAAGATTTGAAAGGTAAGAAAATTGGTGTTGTAAAAGCTAGTACCTTTAAAGCCCTTGTTGCAAAACATACAGATCAAATTACAGAATACGATAGCGATATTACTGCACTTATGGACTTAGAGCCTGGACGTATTGACGCAGTAATCACAGATCAAATGGTTGGTTTGCGCATGATCAAAGAAGGTAAATCAAATATAAAAGAAGCTGGAAAACCATTAAACCTTGATGAAATGGGAATTGCTATTCGTAAAGATGATAAAGAAATGGTTGAGAAAGTAAATAAAGCTTTAGATGAAATCATTAAAGATGGTACGTATGAAAAGATTAGTAAAAAATGGTTTGGGCGCAACATTCTTGGTGAAGAGGAAAAAACAAAGTAA